A DNA window from Citrobacter tructae contains the following coding sequences:
- the punC gene encoding purine nucleoside transporter PunC: MQPGKGFLVWLAGLSVLGFLATDMYLPAFAAIQSDLQTPASAVSASLSLFLAGFAVAQLLWGPLSDHYGRKPILLLGLSIFALGSLGMLWVENATGLLVLRFIQAVGVCAASVIWQALVADYYPSQKVNRIFATIMPLVGLSPALAPLLGSWILMHFSWQAIFATLFAITLILMLPALRLKPTTKARDDSQDKLTFATLLRSRTYRGNVLIYAACSASFFAWLTGSPFILSEMGYSPAVIGLSYVPQTIAFLIGGYGCRAALQKWEGRQLLPWLLILYAVSVIATWATGFIHHVALAEILIPFCVMAIANGAIYPIVVAQALRPFPQATGRAAALQNTLQLGLCFLASLIVSWLISTPLFTTTSVMLSTVLLAALGYKMQSQKESDSLADEVSTVAHGESH, encoded by the coding sequence ATGCAACCTGGAAAAGGGTTTTTAGTCTGGCTGGCAGGTCTTAGCGTGCTCGGTTTTCTGGCAACGGATATGTATTTGCCAGCATTTGCGGCTATTCAGTCCGATTTGCAAACCCCTGCGTCTGCCGTCAGCGCCAGCCTTAGCTTGTTCTTAGCTGGTTTTGCCGTCGCGCAACTTCTGTGGGGGCCTCTCTCCGACCATTATGGTCGTAAGCCCATTTTACTGCTGGGCTTATCCATCTTCGCGCTGGGCAGTCTCGGTATGTTATGGGTCGAAAACGCGACCGGCTTGCTGGTATTGCGCTTTATCCAGGCCGTTGGCGTTTGTGCGGCGTCGGTCATCTGGCAAGCGCTGGTTGCCGATTATTATCCCTCACAAAAAGTTAACCGTATCTTTGCCACGATTATGCCTCTGGTCGGATTATCGCCTGCGCTTGCGCCATTGTTAGGCAGTTGGATCCTGATGCATTTTTCCTGGCAGGCTATCTTTGCCACCCTGTTTGCAATCACCTTGATCCTGATGCTACCGGCCCTGCGCCTGAAGCCGACGACAAAAGCGCGTGACGATAGTCAGGATAAACTCACCTTTGCCACCCTGCTGCGCTCCAGAACATACCGTGGCAATGTGCTGATTTATGCCGCCTGCTCCGCGAGCTTTTTCGCCTGGCTGACCGGCTCGCCGTTTATCCTGAGCGAGATGGGCTATAGCCCAGCCGTCATTGGCCTGAGCTATGTGCCACAAACTATTGCCTTTTTGATAGGCGGATACGGCTGTCGTGCCGCATTGCAAAAATGGGAAGGCCGCCAGTTGCTACCTTGGCTGCTCATCCTTTATGCCGTGAGCGTTATCGCCACCTGGGCGACCGGCTTTATTCACCACGTTGCACTGGCCGAAATCCTGATCCCATTCTGCGTGATGGCAATAGCGAACGGTGCGATCTACCCCATTGTCGTCGCTCAGGCGTTACGTCCCTTTCCTCAGGCAACAGGACGTGCCGCCGCACTGCAGAACACGCTGCAACTCGGTCTATGCTTCCTGGCGAGCTTGATCGTTTCGTGGTTAATCAGCACGCCGCTGTTCACCACTACCAGCGTCATGCTATCAACAGTGTTACTGGCCGCGCTGGGTTACAAAATGCAATCGCAGAAAGAAAGTGACTCTCTGGCAGATGAGGTGTCTACGGTTGCACACGGCGAGTCACATTAA
- the purR gene encoding HTH-type transcriptional repressor PurR, with the protein MATIKDVAKRANVSTTTVSHVINKTRFVAEETRNAVWAAIKELHYSPSAVARSLKVNHTKSIGLLATSSEAAYFAEIIEAVEKNCFQKGYTLILGNAWNSLEKQQAYLSMMAQKRVDGLLVMCSEYPESLLSMLEEYRHIPMVVMDWGEAKADFTDTVIDNAFEGGYMAGRYLVERGHREIGVIPGPMERNTGAGRLAGFMKAMEEALIKVPENWIVQGDFEPESGYRAMQQILSQSHRPTAVFCGGDIMAMGALCAADEMGLRVPQDVSLIGYDNVRNARFFTPALTTIHQPKDSLGETAFNMLLDRIVNKREVSQSIEVHPRLVERRSVADGPFRDYRR; encoded by the coding sequence ATGGCAACAATTAAAGATGTGGCGAAGCGAGCAAACGTTTCCACTACAACCGTATCACACGTAATTAACAAAACACGCTTTGTCGCGGAAGAGACGCGCAATGCCGTTTGGGCAGCGATTAAAGAGTTACATTACTCCCCAAGCGCAGTAGCGCGCAGCCTGAAGGTGAATCACACCAAATCAATCGGCTTGCTGGCGACCAGCAGCGAAGCTGCCTATTTTGCGGAAATTATCGAAGCTGTTGAGAAGAACTGTTTCCAGAAAGGCTACACCCTGATTCTGGGAAACGCGTGGAACAGCCTCGAAAAACAACAGGCCTATCTCTCCATGATGGCGCAAAAGCGCGTGGATGGCCTGCTGGTGATGTGTTCAGAATATCCTGAGTCGCTACTTTCCATGCTCGAAGAGTATCGCCATATTCCGATGGTGGTAATGGACTGGGGCGAAGCCAAAGCCGACTTTACCGATACGGTCATTGATAACGCCTTTGAAGGCGGCTATATGGCAGGTCGTTATCTGGTTGAGCGCGGTCATCGCGAGATTGGCGTGATCCCAGGTCCTATGGAGCGCAACACCGGAGCCGGTCGTCTGGCTGGTTTTATGAAAGCGATGGAAGAAGCGCTGATTAAAGTCCCTGAGAACTGGATTGTTCAGGGTGATTTTGAGCCTGAATCCGGGTATCGCGCCATGCAGCAGATCCTCTCCCAGTCACATCGCCCGACCGCCGTTTTCTGTGGTGGCGATATCATGGCGATGGGCGCGCTCTGCGCCGCGGACGAGATGGGCTTACGCGTCCCGCAGGATGTGTCGCTGATTGGTTATGACAACGTGCGTAATGCCCGGTTCTTCACTCCGGCATTAACCACTATTCACCAGCCGAAGGATTCCCTCGGTGAAACAGCCTTTAACATGCTGTTAGACCGTATCGTGAATAAGCGCGAAGTGTCGCAGTCAATTGAGGTGCATCCGCGCCTGGTAGAACGTCGCTCCGTTGCAGACGGCCCGTTCCGCGATTACCGTCGTTAA
- the cfa gene encoding cyclopropane fatty acyl phospholipid synthase, with protein MSSSCIEDVSVPDDDWYRITNELLSRAGITINGSAPADIRVKNPVFFKRVLQEGSLGLGESYMDGWWECDRLDMFFTKVLRADLESQLPRHFKDTLRIATARLFNLQTKKRAWVVGKEHYDLGNDLFTRMLDPYMQYSCAYWKDADTLEAAQQAKLRMISEKLQLKPGMRVLDIGCGWGGLSQFMAAQYGVSVVGVTISAEQQKLAQARCEGLDVTILLQDYRDLNDRFDRIVSVGMFEHVGPKNYNTYFDVVDRNLKPDGLFLLHSIGSKKTDNNVDPWINKYIFPNGCLPSVRQIANASESHFVMEDWHNFGADYDTTLMAWHERFMESWPEIADNYTERFKRMFSYYLNACAGAFRARDIQLWQVVFSRGVEHGLRVPR; from the coding sequence ATGAGTTCATCGTGTATAGAAGACGTCAGCGTACCGGATGATGACTGGTACCGAATCACTAATGAGTTGTTGAGCCGTGCGGGTATTACGATTAATGGTTCTGCGCCGGCGGATATTCGCGTTAAAAACCCCGTTTTTTTCAAACGTGTTTTACAAGAAGGTTCGCTGGGTTTAGGTGAAAGCTATATGGATGGTTGGTGGGAATGCGATCGTCTGGATATGTTTTTTACCAAAGTCTTACGCGCAGATCTGGAAAGCCAACTCCCCCGCCATTTCAAAGATACTCTCCGTATCGCAACGGCGCGTCTGTTTAATCTACAGACTAAAAAGCGCGCGTGGGTTGTCGGCAAAGAGCACTACGATCTTGGCAACGATCTCTTTACCCGCATGCTCGACCCCTATATGCAGTATTCCTGCGCCTACTGGAAAGATGCCGACACTCTGGAAGCTGCCCAGCAGGCGAAGCTCAGGATGATTAGCGAGAAATTGCAGTTGAAGCCAGGAATGCGCGTGCTCGATATTGGTTGCGGCTGGGGAGGCCTGTCCCAGTTTATGGCGGCACAATACGGCGTGAGTGTGGTGGGCGTGACGATTTCAGCGGAACAACAGAAACTGGCGCAGGCGCGCTGTGAAGGGTTGGACGTTACTATTTTACTCCAGGACTACCGCGACCTGAACGACCGCTTTGACCGCATTGTCTCCGTCGGTATGTTTGAGCATGTGGGGCCAAAAAACTACAACACCTACTTTGATGTGGTCGATCGCAATTTAAAGCCAGATGGTCTGTTTTTGCTGCACAGTATCGGTTCAAAGAAAACTGACAATAACGTTGACCCATGGATCAACAAATACATTTTCCCTAACGGTTGTTTACCATCGGTACGCCAGATTGCCAACGCCAGCGAGTCACATTTTGTGATGGAGGACTGGCACAATTTTGGTGCGGATTACGATACCACGTTGATGGCCTGGCATGAGCGTTTCATGGAGAGCTGGCCGGAGATTGCCGATAATTATACTGAGCGTTTTAAACGCATGTTCAGTTATTACCTCAACGCCTGTGCCGGTGCGTTTCGCGCACGTGATATTCAGCTTTGGCAGGTGGTTTTCTCTCGCGGTGTGGAACACGGCCTGCGCGTTCCACGCTAG
- a CDS encoding riboflavin synthase subunit alpha produces the protein MFTGIVQGTAKLVSVDEKPNFRTHVVELPEYMLDGLETGASVAHNGCCLTITEINGNQISFDLMKETLRITNLGDLKVGDLVNVERAAKFSDEIGGHLMSGHIMTTAEVSKILTSENNRQIWFKVQDTSLMKYILYKGFIGIDGISLTVGEVTPTRFCVHLIPETLERTTLGKKKLGARVNIEIDPQTQAVVDTVERVLAARESAISNITGEAGA, from the coding sequence ATGTTTACGGGTATTGTGCAGGGCACCGCGAAACTGGTGTCTGTTGATGAAAAACCAAATTTTCGCACGCATGTAGTGGAGTTACCTGAATACATGCTGGATGGGCTGGAGACGGGCGCATCGGTGGCACACAATGGTTGTTGTCTGACGATAACCGAAATTAACGGCAACCAGATAAGCTTTGATCTGATGAAAGAAACGCTGCGTATTACCAATCTGGGCGACCTGAAGGTCGGGGATTTGGTCAACGTTGAGCGTGCGGCTAAATTCAGCGATGAGATTGGCGGACACTTAATGTCGGGTCATATTATGACCACCGCCGAGGTGTCGAAAATTCTGACCTCCGAGAATAATCGGCAGATATGGTTCAAGGTCCAGGATACGTCGCTGATGAAATACATCCTGTATAAAGGATTTATCGGTATTGATGGCATCAGCCTGACGGTCGGTGAAGTGACGCCGACGCGCTTTTGCGTGCATCTGATCCCGGAAACGCTGGAGCGTACGACGCTTGGCAAGAAAAAGCTGGGCGCACGGGTTAATATCGAAATCGACCCGCAAACGCAGGCGGTTGTGGATACCGTTGAGCGCGTGCTGGCCGCGCGAGAAAGCGCGATCAGCAACATCACCGGTGAGGCTGGGGCCTGA
- a CDS encoding MFS transporter, with amino-acid sequence MKINYPLLALAIGAFGIGTTEFSPMGLLPVIAKGVDVSIPAAGMLISAYAVGVMVGAPLMTLLLSHRARRKALIFLMAIFTLGNVLSAISPDYTTLMLSRILTSLNHGAFFGLGSVVAASVVPKHKQASAVATMFMGLTIANIGGVPAATWLGETIGWRMSFMATAGLGVIAMVSLFFSLPKGGAGKRPDVRKELAVLMRPQVLSALLTTVLGAGAMFTLYTYISPVLHSITHATPAFVTGMLVLIGVGFSIGNYLGGKLADRSVNGTLKGFLLLLMVIMLAIPLLARSELGAAISMVVWGAATFAVVPPLQMRVMRVASEAPGLSSSVNIGAFNLGNALGAAAGGAVISGGLGYSFVPVMGAIVAGLALLLVFVSARKQPEEAITTAN; translated from the coding sequence ATGAAAATCAATTATCCTTTACTAGCGTTGGCAATTGGGGCGTTTGGCATTGGCACGACCGAATTTTCGCCAATGGGATTGTTGCCCGTCATTGCTAAAGGTGTCGATGTCTCGATTCCGGCGGCAGGCATGTTAATAAGTGCCTATGCGGTAGGGGTAATGGTCGGCGCACCGCTAATGACCTTGCTGCTTTCTCACCGTGCGCGCCGTAAGGCGCTTATTTTTCTGATGGCGATTTTTACGCTGGGCAACGTGCTGTCGGCAATATCGCCGGATTACACCACCCTGATGTTATCGCGTATTTTGACCAGTCTTAACCATGGTGCTTTTTTTGGCCTCGGCTCGGTAGTGGCTGCAAGCGTGGTGCCAAAGCACAAACAGGCTAGCGCCGTTGCTACCATGTTTATGGGGTTAACCATCGCCAATATTGGCGGCGTTCCAGCGGCCACCTGGCTGGGTGAAACCATCGGCTGGCGCATGTCGTTTATGGCCACTGCGGGTCTTGGCGTCATCGCAATGGTCAGCCTGTTCTTCTCATTACCGAAAGGTGGGGCAGGAAAGCGCCCGGACGTGCGCAAAGAGCTGGCGGTGCTGATGCGTCCACAGGTGCTGTCGGCTCTGCTGACGACCGTTCTGGGGGCCGGCGCGATGTTCACGCTTTATACTTACATTTCACCGGTGCTGCACAGCATTACTCATGCCACGCCGGCCTTTGTTACCGGAATGCTGGTGCTGATTGGCGTCGGGTTTTCAATCGGTAACTATCTGGGCGGCAAACTGGCAGACCGCTCAGTCAACGGCACACTGAAGGGCTTCTTACTGCTACTGATGGTGATTATGCTGGCGATCCCGTTACTGGCGCGTAGTGAACTGGGCGCAGCAATCAGCATGGTGGTATGGGGGGCGGCAACGTTTGCGGTGGTCCCGCCGTTGCAGATGCGTGTGATGCGCGTTGCCAGCGAAGCGCCGGGTTTATCATCATCGGTCAACATTGGCGCGTTTAATCTGGGGAATGCTTTGGGCGCTGCGGCCGGTGGGGCGGTGATATCCGGCGGATTAGGCTACAGTTTCGTCCCGGTGATGGGAGCGATTGTGGCGGGCTTGGCTCTGTTACTGGTCTTTGTTTCAGCAAGAAAACAGCCTGAAGAGGCTATCACTACCGCGAATTAA
- a CDS encoding C40 family peptidase codes for MARINRISITLCALLFTTLPFTSVAHASKQTRTTPTVSHTIKTVDKKKSATASKKVTQTTKKTAKKTTSKTSTKTASSSKKRTATPAKSTKTVNRRGKTATAQTAAVTWTEKCTPRKGHKPRCVKVKSTAPVALADTHKVKVQKATKTAMSTLMNQIGKPYRWGGSSPRTGFDCSGLVYYAYKDLVKFRIPRTANEMYHLRDAAPIDRDELKNGDLVFFRTQGRGTADHVGVYVGNGKFIQSPRSGQEIQITSLSEDYWQRHYVGARRVMTPKTIR; via the coding sequence GTGGCGCGGATAAACCGAATCTCGATCACGCTCTGTGCTTTGCTTTTTACCACACTCCCTTTTACGTCAGTGGCCCATGCTTCCAAGCAGACCAGGACGACCCCTACTGTTTCCCATACCATCAAAACGGTAGATAAAAAGAAAAGCGCGACAGCCAGTAAAAAAGTGACACAAACCACCAAGAAAACGGCTAAAAAGACCACCAGTAAAACCAGCACTAAAACCGCTTCTTCTTCCAAAAAACGCACAGCGACTCCAGCAAAATCAACTAAAACGGTCAACCGTCGCGGTAAAACAGCGACTGCACAGACCGCTGCTGTGACCTGGACTGAAAAATGCACCCCGCGCAAAGGTCACAAACCGCGCTGTGTAAAAGTGAAATCGACAGCCCCGGTAGCCCTTGCCGATACTCATAAAGTTAAAGTGCAAAAAGCGACCAAAACCGCCATGTCTACCCTGATGAACCAGATCGGTAAACCCTACCGCTGGGGTGGCTCATCACCAAGAACCGGCTTTGATTGTAGCGGTCTGGTCTATTACGCGTATAAGGATCTGGTGAAGTTCCGTATTCCGCGTACCGCCAATGAAATGTATCACCTGCGCGACGCTGCACCGATTGACCGCGACGAGCTGAAAAACGGCGATCTGGTGTTCTTTCGCACCCAGGGCCGCGGCACTGCCGATCACGTTGGCGTCTACGTCGGTAACGGTAAATTTATCCAGTCTCCACGCAGCGGCCAGGAAATCCAAATCACCTCCCTGAGCGAAGATTACTGGCAGCGCCACTATGTGGGTGCTCGTCGAGTGATGACGCCAAAAACAATTCGCTAA
- the grxD gene encoding monothiol glutaredoxin 4 yields MSTTIEKIQRQIAENPILLYMKGSPKLPSCGFSAQAVQALSACGERFAYVDILQNPDIRAELPKYANWPTFPQLWVDGELVGGCDILIEMYQRGELQQLIKETAAKYKTEEPDAE; encoded by the coding sequence ATGAGCACCACTATCGAAAAAATCCAGCGCCAGATCGCTGAAAACCCGATTCTCCTGTATATGAAAGGTTCTCCAAAACTGCCAAGCTGCGGTTTCTCCGCTCAGGCCGTGCAGGCGTTGTCTGCCTGTGGTGAACGCTTCGCTTATGTTGATATTCTGCAAAACCCGGATATTCGCGCCGAGTTGCCGAAATACGCAAACTGGCCAACCTTCCCGCAGTTGTGGGTTGATGGTGAGCTGGTTGGCGGCTGCGACATTTTAATCGAAATGTACCAGCGCGGTGAACTGCAGCAGCTTATCAAAGAAACAGCGGCGAAGTACAAAACCGAAGAGCCGGACGCTGAATAA
- the mdtK gene encoding multidrug efflux MATE transporter MdtK produces the protein MQKYVIEARQLLALAIPVILAQIAQTAMGFVDTVMAGGYSATDMAAVAIGTSIWLPAILFGHGLLLALTPVIAQLNGSGRRDRIAHQIRQGFWLAGSVSVLIMVVLWNAGYIIRSMHNIDPALADKAVGYLRALLWGAPGYLFFQVARNQCEGLAKTKPAMVMGFLGLLVNIPVNYIFIYGHFGMPELGGVGCGVATAAVYWVMFIAMLSYVKRARSMRDIRNVTGFQKPDTAVMKRLIQLGLPIALALFFEVTLFAVVALLVSPLGIVDVAGHQIALNFSSLMFVLPMSLAAAVTIRVGYRLGQGSTLDAQTAARTGLGVGVCMAVMTAVFTVTLREQIALLYNNNPEVVTLAAQLMLLAAVYQISDSIQVIGSGILRGYKDTRSIFFITLTAYWVLGLPSGYILALTDLVVDRMGPAGFWIGFIIGLTSAAVLMMLRMRYLQRQPSAIILQRAAR, from the coding sequence GTGCAAAAGTATGTAATTGAAGCGCGTCAGTTATTAGCTCTGGCAATTCCGGTGATTCTTGCGCAAATCGCCCAAACCGCAATGGGGTTCGTCGATACCGTCATGGCGGGCGGATACAGTGCGACGGACATGGCCGCCGTTGCTATCGGGACCTCCATCTGGCTCCCGGCCATTCTTTTTGGTCACGGTCTCCTGCTGGCTCTGACGCCGGTTATTGCGCAACTTAATGGCTCTGGTCGCCGCGATCGCATTGCCCATCAAATACGCCAGGGTTTCTGGCTGGCGGGCAGCGTTTCCGTGCTGATCATGGTGGTACTGTGGAACGCGGGGTACATTATCCGCTCCATGCATAACATCGATCCGGCGCTGGCCGATAAAGCCGTAGGTTATTTGCGCGCGCTGTTGTGGGGCGCGCCGGGCTATTTATTCTTCCAGGTTGCCCGTAACCAGTGTGAAGGTCTGGCCAAAACCAAACCGGCGATGGTGATGGGTTTTCTTGGTCTGTTGGTGAACATTCCTGTTAACTACATTTTCATCTATGGTCACTTTGGCATGCCAGAACTCGGCGGCGTAGGCTGCGGCGTAGCCACCGCTGCGGTGTACTGGGTGATGTTTATCGCCATGCTTTCCTACGTCAAACGTGCGCGTTCGATGCGTGACATTCGCAACGTAACTGGCTTCCAGAAGCCAGATACCGCAGTAATGAAGCGCCTAATCCAACTGGGCTTACCGATTGCTCTGGCGTTATTCTTTGAAGTGACGTTATTTGCCGTGGTGGCATTGCTGGTCTCCCCACTGGGGATCGTTGACGTCGCCGGACACCAGATCGCGCTGAACTTTAGCTCGTTAATGTTCGTCCTGCCGATGTCGCTGGCAGCCGCCGTGACTATTCGCGTCGGTTATCGTTTGGGCCAAGGTTCAACGCTTGACGCGCAAACTGCGGCAAGAACGGGGTTAGGCGTCGGTGTTTGCATGGCGGTGATGACCGCAGTCTTTACCGTGACATTGCGTGAGCAAATCGCCCTACTCTACAACAATAATCCTGAAGTCGTGACGCTGGCGGCACAGCTCATGTTGCTGGCCGCCGTGTATCAGATATCAGACTCGATTCAGGTTATTGGCAGCGGTATCCTGCGTGGGTATAAAGATACGCGCTCCATTTTCTTTATCACCCTGACAGCATATTGGGTTCTGGGTTTGCCGAGTGGGTACATTCTTGCGCTGACCGACTTGGTGGTTGACCGCATGGGACCCGCTGGTTTCTGGATAGGCTTTATTATCGGTCTGACCTCTGCCGCAGTCCTTATGATGCTGCGTATGCGCTACCTGCAACGCCAGCCGTCCGCTATCATTTTACAACGCGCTGCGCGATAA
- the sodB gene encoding superoxide dismutase [Fe] — protein sequence MSFELPALPYAKDALVPHISAETLEYHYGKHHQTYVTNLNNLIKGTAFEGKSLEEIVRSSEGGVFNNAAQVWNHTFYWNCLAPNAGGEPTGELAEAIAASFGSFADFKAQFTDAAIKNFGAGWTWLVKGTDGKLAIVSTSNAGTPLTTDATPLMTVDVWEHAYYIDYRNARPGYLEHFWALVNWAFVAKNFAA from the coding sequence ATGTCGTTCGAATTACCTGCATTACCGTATGCCAAAGATGCTCTGGTCCCGCACATTTCTGCTGAAACGCTGGAATACCACTATGGCAAACATCACCAGACTTACGTTACTAATCTGAATAACCTGATCAAAGGCACGGCGTTTGAAGGCAAATCACTGGAAGAGATCGTTCGTAGCTCTGAAGGCGGTGTGTTTAATAACGCAGCCCAGGTCTGGAACCACACCTTCTACTGGAACTGCCTGGCACCAAACGCGGGCGGCGAACCGACCGGCGAACTGGCCGAAGCCATTGCCGCATCCTTTGGCAGCTTCGCTGACTTCAAAGCGCAATTCACCGATGCTGCTATCAAAAACTTCGGTGCTGGCTGGACCTGGCTGGTCAAAGGTACCGATGGCAAGCTGGCGATCGTTTCCACCTCAAATGCCGGTACGCCGCTGACCACCGATGCGACGCCGCTGATGACCGTTGATGTGTGGGAACACGCCTACTACATCGATTATCGCAATGCGCGTCCTGGCTACCTGGAACATTTCTGGGCGCTGGTGAACTGGGCGTTTGTTGCGAAAAACTTCGCAGCATAA
- the punR gene encoding DNA-binding transcriptional activator PunR, with product MWSEYSLEVVDAVARNGSFSSAAQELHRVPSAVSYTVRQLEEWLAVPLFERRHRDVELTPAGAWFLKEGRSVIKKMQITRQQCQQIANGWRGQLAIAVDNIVRPERTRQMIVDFYRHFDDVELLVFQEVFNGVWDALSDGRVELAIGATQAIPVGGRYTFRDMGMLSWNCVVASHHPLASMPGPLSDDTLRNWPSLVREDTSRTLPKRITWLLDNQKRVVVPDWESSATCLSAGLCVGMVPTHFSKPWIDSGKWVALQLENPFPDAACCLTWQQNDTSPALGWLLDYLGDSETLNKEWLREPE from the coding sequence ATGTGGTCGGAATATTCCCTTGAAGTGGTTGATGCGGTTGCGCGTAACGGCAGCTTTAGCTCTGCCGCCCAGGAGTTGCACCGTGTGCCTTCGGCGGTAAGCTATACCGTGCGACAGCTGGAGGAGTGGCTGGCTGTGCCACTTTTTGAACGCCGCCATCGGGATGTGGAATTAACGCCCGCCGGGGCGTGGTTTTTAAAAGAAGGGCGGTCTGTTATCAAAAAAATGCAGATCACCCGTCAGCAATGTCAGCAAATTGCTAACGGCTGGCGCGGGCAGTTGGCGATTGCGGTCGATAATATCGTCCGGCCGGAACGGACCCGGCAGATGATTGTGGATTTCTACCGTCATTTTGATGATGTGGAATTACTCGTTTTTCAGGAGGTGTTTAACGGCGTCTGGGATGCACTGTCAGATGGGCGCGTGGAACTGGCTATTGGCGCGACGCAGGCCATTCCGGTGGGGGGACGTTACACGTTTCGCGATATGGGGATGTTGAGCTGGAATTGCGTGGTAGCGAGCCATCATCCGTTGGCGTCGATGCCCGGGCCGCTCAGCGACGACACGTTGCGCAACTGGCCGTCGCTGGTGCGTGAAGATACTTCGCGCACGCTGCCAAAGCGCATCACCTGGCTGCTGGATAACCAAAAGCGGGTGGTAGTGCCCGACTGGGAGTCATCCGCTACCTGTTTATCGGCGGGGCTATGTGTGGGGATGGTGCCGACGCATTTTTCTAAACCGTGGATCGACAGCGGTAAATGGGTCGCGCTACAGCTTGAGAATCCCTTTCCTGATGCCGCTTGTTGCCTGACCTGGCAGCAGAATGATACCTCGCCTGCGCTGGGCTGGCTGCTGGACTATTTAGGGGACAGCGAAACGCTGAATAAAGAGTGGTTGCGGGAGCCAGAATAA
- the cydH gene encoding cytochrome bd-I accessory subunit CydH, with translation MSTDLKFSLVTTIIVLGLIVAGGLTAALH, from the coding sequence ATGAGCACCGATCTGAAATTTTCGTTAGTCACTACCATTATTGTTCTGGGTTTGATCGTCGCGGGTGGCCTGACCGCAGCGCTGCATTGA